Proteins encoded within one genomic window of Epinephelus lanceolatus isolate andai-2023 chromosome 9, ASM4190304v1, whole genome shotgun sequence:
- the tmem167a gene encoding protein kish-A, with protein sequence MSAIFNFQSLLTVILLLICTCAYIRALAPSLLDKNKTGLLGIFWKCARIGERKSPWVACCCVIMAFSILFLQ encoded by the exons ATG TCGGCCATTTTCAACTTCCAGTCACTGCTAACAGTGATCCTCCTCCTGATCTGTACCTGTGCCTACATCAGAGCACTGGCTCCCAGCCTGCTAGACAAGAACAAGACCGG gCTTCTAGGAATTTTCTGGAAGTGTGCCAGAATAG GTGAGCGGAAGAGTCCCTGGGTGGCTTGCTGCTGTGTCATCATGGCTTTTAGTAtactgtttctacagtaa